The following coding sequences are from one Maniola hyperantus chromosome 7, iAphHyp1.2, whole genome shotgun sequence window:
- the LOC117983380 gene encoding juvenile hormone epoxide hydrolase-like isoform X1 has protein sequence MPKLDIDEYWGPYPMDPKPDLSIQPYEIEFSEIMINDLKERLLHRRPFPPPLEEVGFTYGFNSHFLTRVLDYWQNKYNFKEREQFFNKFDHFVTNVQGLDIHYMHVKPQVTPDVEVIPLLMLHGWPGSVREFYEVIPKLTTPQPGYNFVFEIIAPSLPGFGFSQAPVRPGFGPTEMAIVMSNLMKRIGHDKYYVHGGDLGHMLGCILATFFPQNVLGFHTNTPLLMFHPLENIFTLLGTLWPSLIVEPQLQSRMYPLREHLMRLAEESGYLHIQATKPDTIGIALTDSPAGLAAYILEKFSTWTNDAYKRTGDGNLLAKFSLMHLLDNVLVYWSTNSITTSMRIHAETVNKRFFAMRLDEIPTEVPTWGIKFKHDLVFHPDSMLKLKFKNYLHSTIVEDGGHFAAMENPDILAADVFDAVNTFLQFHNHTKNPGCQMNKIQADPNAAQTIYEFSVKDIYGREVKLEKYKGYVLLIVNVASQCGLTDTNYNQLNELYEKYAKSRDLRILAFPCNQFGGQEPGTEKEIIKYTKERNIKFDIFEKIEVNGENTHPLWKFLKRTQSGTFGDFIKWNFSKFIVDKNGVPVERFGPNVNPIDLEPHLAKYW, from the exons ATGCCTAAACTGGATATTGATGAATACTGGGGACCTTACCCTATGGATCCAAAGCCAGACTTGTCCATACAACCATATGAAATAGAATTTAGTGAAATA ATGATAAATGATCTGAAAGAGAGACTCTTACACCGAAGGCCCTTCCCCCCACCCCTAGAAGAAGTCGGTTTCACTTATGGGTTCAATTCCCACTTCCTAACAAGAGTGCTAGATTATTGGCAGAATAAATACAACTTTAAAGAAAGGGAAcagttttttaataagtttgatCATTTTGTAACTAATGTTCAAGGACTGGACATACACTATATGCATGTGAAACCACAAGTTACTCCTGATGTTGAG gtgatcccacttctgatgttacATGGCTGGCCGGGATCTGTCCGGGAGTTCTACGAAGTTATACCAAAGCTCACAACGCCGCAGCCGGGCTACAATTTCGTATTCGAGATTATAGCCCCTAGTCTGCCTGGATTTGGATTTTCTCAG GCACCAGTCCGTCCTGGTTTCGGTCCAACAGAAATGGCGATAGTGATGTCGAATCTCATGAAGCGAATTGGACATGACAAGTATTATGTCCATGGGGGAGACCTTGGTCACATGCTGGGATGTATTTTAGCTACGTTTTTCCCACAAAATGTATTGGGTTTTCACACTAACACACCTTTATTGATGTTTCATCCTTTGGAGAATATTTTCACTTTGTTGG gaaCATTATGGCCGAGCCTGATAGTTGAGCCACAATTGCAAAGCCGCATGTATCCACTCCGCGAACACTTGATGAGACTGGCAGAGGAGTCCGGATACCTCCACATTCAAGCCACCAAACCTGACACCATTG GAATAGCATTAACGGACTCCCCGGCCGGCCTTGCAGCATATATCCTGGAGAAGTTCTCCACGTGGACAAACGATGCGTACAAGCGCACCGGCGACGGCAACCTGCTGGCCAAGTTCAGCTTGATGCACTTATTGGACAACGTGTTGGTATATTGGTCCACCAACTCCATCACCACGTCCATGAGGATACACGCCGAGACTGTGAACAAGCGGTTCTTTGCCATGAGGCTTGATGA AATCCCAACAGAAGTACCGACCTGGGGTATCAAATTCAAGCATGATCTAGTTTTTCATCCTGACTCTATGTTAAAGTTGAAGTTCAAGAACTACCTCCACAGCACTATAGTGGAGGACGGCGGACATTTTGCGGCGATGGAGAACCCGGACATCCTGGCTGCTGATGTGTTCGACGCTGTCAATACGTTCCTACAGTTTCACAACCACACCAA GAATCCAGGATGTCAAATGAATAAAATTCAAGCAGACCCTAATGCAGCACAAACAATTTACGAATTTTCTGTAAAAGATATCTACGGGAGGGAGGTTAAGCTTGAGAAATACAAGGGATATGTGCTCTTGATAGTCAACGTCGCCTCACAGTGCGGCCTCACAGACACAAATTACAACCAACTAAACGAATTGTATGAGAAATACGCCAAAAGCAGGGACCTTCGTATATTAGCCTTCCCTTGCAACCAATTCGGTGGCCAAGAACCAGGCACTGAAAAGGAAATAATCAAATATACTAAAGAGAGAAACATAAAATtcgatatttttgaaaaaattgaaGTAAACGGAGAAAATACACATCCGTTGTGGAAATTTTTGAAACGCACCCAAAGCGGCACTTTTGGTGATTTCATTAAATGGAACTTTTCCAAGTTTATCGTTGATAAAAATGGCGTGCCCGTTGAGAGATTTGGACCTAACGTTAATCCAATCGATTTGGAACCACATTTAGCTAAATACTGGTAG
- the Prosalpha5 gene encoding proteasome subunit alpha type-5: MFLTRSEYDRGVNTFSPEGRLFQVEYAIEAIKLGSTAIGISTSEGVVLAVEKRITSPLMETTTIEKIVEVDRHIACAVSGLMADSRTLIERARVECQNHWFVYNERMSVESCAQAVSNLAIQFGDSDDDSGTAMSRPFGVAVMFAGIDEKGPQLFHMDPSGTFVQYDAKAIGSGSEGAQQSLKEVYHKSMTLKEAIKSALTILKQVMEEKLSENNVEVVTMTPDSLFHMFTREQLAEVIKDIP, encoded by the exons ATGTTCCTCACCCGATCCGAGTATGACCGCGGCGTCAACACATTCAGCCCTGAGGGAAGGCTATTCCAGGTGGAATACGCGATTGAGGCTATTAAACTGGGTTCCACTgcgattggcatctcaacctcGGAAGGGGTTGTTTTGGCGGTTGAAAAGAGGATCACCTCGCCCTTGATGGAGACAACTACTATAGAAAAAATTGTTGAAGTGGACCGACATATCGCGTGCGCTGTTTCCGGCCTGATGGCAGATTCGAG aacATTAATAGAGAGAGCTCGTGTAGAGTGCCAGAACCACTGGTTTGTGTACAATGAGCGCATGAGTGTGGAGTCATGTGCACAGGCTGTGTCCAACCTGGCTATACAGTTTGGAGACAGTGATGATGACAGCGGCACTGCCATGTCCAGGCCTTTTGGAGTTGCTGTCATGTTTGCGG GTATTGATGAGAAAGGCCCACAACTATTCCACATGGACCCCAGTGGCACTTTTGTGCAGTACGATGCTAAAGCTATTGGATCTGGCAGTGAAGGTGCTCAACAAAGTTTGAAG GAGGTATACCACAAATCGATGACGCTCAAGGAGGCCATAAAGTCAGCGCTCACCATCCTCAAGCAAGTGATGGAGGAGAAACTCTCAGAGAACAATGTGGAAGTGGTGACCATGACGCCAGATTCTCTGTTCCACATGTTCACGCGCGAACAGCTTGCTGAGGTTATTAAAGATATACCTTGA
- the LOC117983381 gene encoding tRNA (adenine(37)-N6)-methyltransferase, whose product MSESIEIYQNQIALARTEIKNLRHRLSSLKHEHQKEIKHIKSALSSLRCSNCAAEATTTVPPILHNDQASVSQNNEITYRPIGYIETAFSNKRGVPRQPSVLTSARGVVVIDPNVFSNPEHALSGLDEFSHMWIIFHFHMTESSNVPAKVAPPRLEGERRGVFSTRSPHRPCPIGLSLVKLHSIEGNKIYFNGVDMVNGTPVLDIKPYIPQYDYPPAYATPVTLERPPTEGINDATENIAILQVDDESFSITSTSPCPVQPVRREATSPLPRSPVGDIPLPQNLPTPVSPSSESPASEDLLDGSITSPMRRVDSERGAPDGQERFTPPQSALNLNQDGIRVASWVTNPPSRTYQVTFTNDAHDRINELIGDRSHSFKANIQSLLSEDPRSVYVRTRYPDHEYSCVLEDLSISCVFDENACLCTIMAVRSAEDLQN is encoded by the exons ATGTCCGAAAGTATTGAGATTTATCAAAACCAGATAGCTTTGGccagaacagaaataaaaaaccTAAG ACACCGTTTATCGTCACTGAAACATGAACACCAGAAGGAAATAAAACATATCAAGTCTGCATTGAGTTCTCTGCGCTGTTCAAACTGTGCAGCTGAAG CTACAACAACAGTACCACCTATACTCCACAATGATCAAGCGTCAGTATCACAGAATAACGAAATCACATACAGACCTATTGGCTACATTGAGACAGCATTTAGCAATAAAAGGGGTGTGCCGAGACAGCCCAGTGTGCTGACATCTGCTAGAGGAGTAGTTGTCATAGATCCAAATGTGTTTAGCAACCCTGAACATGCTTTGAGTGGTTTGGATGAATTTTCTCACATGTG gaTTATTTTCCACTTCCACATGACGGAGAGCTCAAACGTGCCGGCCAAAGTGGCGCCGCCACGTTTAGAAGGAGAAAGGCGCGGGGTGTTCTCAACGAGGTCGCCGCATAGGCCGTGCCCTATAGGATTGTCGCTGGTTAAACTCCATAGTATTGAGG GAAATAAAATCTACTTCAACGGAGTGGACATGGTCAATGGTACGCCCGTGCTGGATATCAAGCCATACATCCCGCAGTACGACTACCCGCCTGCTTACGCGACCCCCGTGACGTTGGAGCGACCACCCACTGAGGGAATCAATGATGCTACTGAGAATATAGCCATTTTACAAGTTGATGATGAATCTTTCTCCATTACGAG TACAAGTCCATGCCCAGTGCAGCCAGTCAGAAGGGAAGCAACTAGTCCGCTACCCCGTTCACCTGTGGGCGACATCCCACTGCCACAGAACCTGCCGACACCTGTGTCACCATCATCAGAATCACCGGCGAGTGAGGATCTCTTAGACGGATCAATCACGTCGCCGATGCGAAGAGTCGACTCAGAACGCGGTGCCCCCGACGGCCAAGAAAGATTCACTCCACCGCAATCTGCATTGAATCTCAACCAGGATGGAATCCGGGTGGCGTCCTGGGTCACTAATCCACCCTCAAGAACATATCAAGTCACATTTACAAACGACGCACACGATAGAATTAATGAACTGATAGGAGACAGATCTCATTCATTTAAGGCGAACATACAGAGTCTTCTATCTGAAGACCCGAGATCTGTTTACGTGAGGACTAGATATCCCGACCACGAGTACAGTTGTGTACTAGAAGATCTCTCTATTAGTTGTGTTTTCGATGAAAATGCGTGTCTTTGTACGATCATGGCAGTGAGAAGTGCTGAAGACTTACAAAATTGA
- the LOC117983380 gene encoding juvenile hormone epoxide hydrolase-like isoform X2 translates to MPKLDIDEYWGPYPMDPKPDLSIQPYEIEFSEIVIPLLMLHGWPGSVREFYEVIPKLTTPQPGYNFVFEIIAPSLPGFGFSQAPVRPGFGPTEMAIVMSNLMKRIGHDKYYVHGGDLGHMLGCILATFFPQNVLGFHTNTPLLMFHPLENIFTLLGTLWPSLIVEPQLQSRMYPLREHLMRLAEESGYLHIQATKPDTIGIALTDSPAGLAAYILEKFSTWTNDAYKRTGDGNLLAKFSLMHLLDNVLVYWSTNSITTSMRIHAETVNKRFFAMRLDEIPTEVPTWGIKFKHDLVFHPDSMLKLKFKNYLHSTIVEDGGHFAAMENPDILAADVFDAVNTFLQFHNHTKNPGCQMNKIQADPNAAQTIYEFSVKDIYGREVKLEKYKGYVLLIVNVASQCGLTDTNYNQLNELYEKYAKSRDLRILAFPCNQFGGQEPGTEKEIIKYTKERNIKFDIFEKIEVNGENTHPLWKFLKRTQSGTFGDFIKWNFSKFIVDKNGVPVERFGPNVNPIDLEPHLAKYW, encoded by the exons ATGCCTAAACTGGATATTGATGAATACTGGGGACCTTACCCTATGGATCCAAAGCCAGACTTGTCCATACAACCATATGAAATAGAATTTAGTGAAATA gtgatcccacttctgatgttacATGGCTGGCCGGGATCTGTCCGGGAGTTCTACGAAGTTATACCAAAGCTCACAACGCCGCAGCCGGGCTACAATTTCGTATTCGAGATTATAGCCCCTAGTCTGCCTGGATTTGGATTTTCTCAG GCACCAGTCCGTCCTGGTTTCGGTCCAACAGAAATGGCGATAGTGATGTCGAATCTCATGAAGCGAATTGGACATGACAAGTATTATGTCCATGGGGGAGACCTTGGTCACATGCTGGGATGTATTTTAGCTACGTTTTTCCCACAAAATGTATTGGGTTTTCACACTAACACACCTTTATTGATGTTTCATCCTTTGGAGAATATTTTCACTTTGTTGG gaaCATTATGGCCGAGCCTGATAGTTGAGCCACAATTGCAAAGCCGCATGTATCCACTCCGCGAACACTTGATGAGACTGGCAGAGGAGTCCGGATACCTCCACATTCAAGCCACCAAACCTGACACCATTG GAATAGCATTAACGGACTCCCCGGCCGGCCTTGCAGCATATATCCTGGAGAAGTTCTCCACGTGGACAAACGATGCGTACAAGCGCACCGGCGACGGCAACCTGCTGGCCAAGTTCAGCTTGATGCACTTATTGGACAACGTGTTGGTATATTGGTCCACCAACTCCATCACCACGTCCATGAGGATACACGCCGAGACTGTGAACAAGCGGTTCTTTGCCATGAGGCTTGATGA AATCCCAACAGAAGTACCGACCTGGGGTATCAAATTCAAGCATGATCTAGTTTTTCATCCTGACTCTATGTTAAAGTTGAAGTTCAAGAACTACCTCCACAGCACTATAGTGGAGGACGGCGGACATTTTGCGGCGATGGAGAACCCGGACATCCTGGCTGCTGATGTGTTCGACGCTGTCAATACGTTCCTACAGTTTCACAACCACACCAA GAATCCAGGATGTCAAATGAATAAAATTCAAGCAGACCCTAATGCAGCACAAACAATTTACGAATTTTCTGTAAAAGATATCTACGGGAGGGAGGTTAAGCTTGAGAAATACAAGGGATATGTGCTCTTGATAGTCAACGTCGCCTCACAGTGCGGCCTCACAGACACAAATTACAACCAACTAAACGAATTGTATGAGAAATACGCCAAAAGCAGGGACCTTCGTATATTAGCCTTCCCTTGCAACCAATTCGGTGGCCAAGAACCAGGCACTGAAAAGGAAATAATCAAATATACTAAAGAGAGAAACATAAAATtcgatatttttgaaaaaattgaaGTAAACGGAGAAAATACACATCCGTTGTGGAAATTTTTGAAACGCACCCAAAGCGGCACTTTTGGTGATTTCATTAAATGGAACTTTTCCAAGTTTATCGTTGATAAAAATGGCGTGCCCGTTGAGAGATTTGGACCTAACGTTAATCCAATCGATTTGGAACCACATTTAGCTAAATACTGGTAG
- the LOC117983379 gene encoding alpha-glucosidase 2-like has protein sequence MAENDDKVVGGIIGIIKSDNHYTIKFETGEEARLNILNDHVFRYYMSPSGEFLEYPEPMNPADVAKMTVKTADDYGYAAFKESTLVDLVAHYIVQTRHILIVFDKIRGTVKVHNTITDKEILSETKPLSYIDYKSTQCLHQREDEHFFGGGMQNGRFTHKGEVIQILNSNDWTDGGVTSPCPFYWSSYGYGVFRNTWQPGIYDFGGTSDDFIKTIHKGEEFDAYFFVNTLPKDILNDYYELTGQPILMPEYAYYEAHLDAFNRDYWVEVSSDTYKAIPFEDGKYYKSYQPSEIGDKKGILESLNGEKNNYQFSARAMVDRYKKHDMPLGWFIPNDGYGSGYGQTNTLDGDIQNLKDFVDYSLLNGVEVALWTESNLHPEDPLNPKKGERDLNKEVGIAKVVALKCDVAWIGSGYSFGLSAVENAAEIFVNKTRHTVRPMILMVDGWAGTQRYSSIWSGDQAGGEWEYIRFHIPTYIGTGLSGQPIVGSDMDGIYAGGCKEVNIRDYQWKAFTPLQLNMDGWGNTQKTPFSFDQEATTVNRAYLKLKAMLMPYNYSIGYESINGLPMVRAMFLEFPEETPAYTKDSQYQYMWGPNILVAPIYNEFTDDEGNSIRDGIYLPNSNQVWIDILTGEKYQGGKIYNNIVAPLWKIPVFVRDGSIIPMTNPNNNPYEIKRDCRTFTIYPNGASNFLVYEDDGISSDYLQGTSGYATTKIEATGPESNKFGDLLIKIFKTTGTYKNMIKERRTIIQIMSSKDVQRIKVDASGQPIMITKARNINEFESRDNIFFNREDFILNPYLNEYTELKQKFLLLKLEKFDVTSNEITIKVNDFTNQGTIFGKLKEKTKIAGTICSFQGNYCRTTATSIALDWEDCRSADFYEIDRDGVVFTNIKKKLFTFDNLAYESTHEFKIRSVSNNVASEWSNVISVSTHADPFKHVILEVQVTCSLPSQPNQEITNLTDSSPSSMWHTDWGKSGQANPEEGKYIKLFFDLGDEYELDKVDYVPRNDAGNGTFLEIQYTYSTNSTDWSLLSDPIKFKRDNSVKTIPFNGKKLRYLQLIVLNSVGNFGSGRRMLFFKK, from the coding sequence ATGGCTGAAAACGACGATAAGGTAGTAGGAGGAATAATAGGAATTATAAAATCCGACAACCACTATACCATCAAATTTGAAACAGGAGAAGAGGCGAGGCTAAATATTTTAAACGATCATGTATTTAGATACTATATGTCACCCAGCGGAGAGTTCTTAGAATATCCCGAGCCAATGAATCCTGCTGATGTTGCAAAAATGACTGTGAAAACGGCAGATGATTACGGGTATGCAGCATTTAAGGAATCTACTCTTGTAGATCTCGTCGCCCATTACATTGTGCAAACAAGGCATATATTAATAGTATTTGATAAGATAAGAGGAACTGTGAAAGTACACAACACTATAACCgacaaagaaattttaagtgaGACAAAGCCTTTATCTTACATTGATTACAAATCAACTCAATGTTTGCATCAGAGAGAAGACGAACATTTTTTTGGAGGCGGAATGCAAAATGGGAGATTTACGCATAAAGGAGAAGTGATACAAATTTTGAATAGCAATGATTGGACTGATGGTGGAGTAACATCTCCTTGTCCATTCTACTGGTCTTCTTATGGGTATGGTGTATTTAGAAATACGTGGCAACCAGGAATTTACGATTTTGGTGGGACGTCAGATGATTTTATCAAGACAATCCATAAAGGTGAAGAATTTGATGCATATTTCTTTGTAAATACCTTACCAAAAGACATATTAAATGATTATTATGAGTTAACAGGGCAACCAATTCTGATGCCAGAATATGCGTATTACGAGGCACATTTGGATGCTTTCAATCGTGACTACTGGGTTGAAGTGTCTTCTGATACGTACAAAGCAATACCATTTGAAGATGGAAAATACTACAAATCTTACCAGCCCAGTGAGATCGGAGATAAGAAAGGCATATTGGAGTCCTTAAATGGAgaaaaaaataactatcaattcTCGGCTCGCGCTATGGTAGACCGGTATAAAAAGCACGATATGCCTTTAGGTTGGTTTATACCAAACGACGGTTACGGTTCCGGCTATGGGCAAACAAACACATTAGATGGTGATATCCAAAACTTAAAAGATTTCGTTGATTATTCTCTACTAAACGGTGTAGAAGTCGCTTTGTGGACAGAATCTAATTTACATCCAGAAGATCCCCTAAATCCTAAAAAGGGAGAGCGTGACTTAAATAAAGAAGTCGGTATAGCTAAAGTGGTCGCGCTTAAATGTGACGTAGCTTGGATTGGCAGTGGCTATTCGTTTGGACTTAGTGCTGTTGAAAATGCAGCAGAgatatttgtaaataaaacaagGCATACCGTAAGACCTATGATCCTAATGGTAGACGGATGGGCTGGCACACAACGCTACTCTAGTATCTGGAGCGGTGACCAAGCGGGCGGAGAATGGGAATACATTCGATTCCATATTCCTACTTATATTGGAACAGGCTTGTCAGGACAGCCTATAGTTGGTTCAGATATGGATGGTATTTATGCAGGAGGGTGCAAAGAAGTCAATATTCGAGATTATCAATGGAAGGCATTTACTCCATTACAATTAAACATGGACGGCTGGGGTAATACTCAGAAAACTCCTTTCAGTTTTGACCAAGAAGCTACGACAGTTAATAGAGCTTATTTAAAGCTGAAGGCTATGTTAATGCCTTACAATTACAGCATTGGATATGAGTCGATTAATGGACTTCCAATGGTAAGGGCGATGTTTCTAGAATTCCCGGAAGAGACCCCAGCTTACACAAAAGATTCTCAGTATCAATATATGTGGGGGCCAAATATATTAGTTGCCCCCATTTATAATGAATTTACAGACGACGAAGGAAATTCTATACGTGATGGTATTTATCTTCCAAATTCAAATCAAGTGTGGATAGACATTTTGACTGGCGAAAAATATCAAGGTGGTAAGATATATAACAATATTGTCGCACCCCTTTGGAAAATTCCAGTATTCGTTAGAGATGGTTCAATAATACCAATGACAAATCCAAATAACAACCCCTATGAAATAAAAAGAGACTGTCGAACATTTACAATATACCCAAATGGTGCATCGAATTTTCTTGTTTATGAAGATGATGGCATATCCTCAGACTATTTACAAGGTACTTCAGGTTATGCCACTACTAAAATTGAAGCGACTGGCCCAGAATCTAATAAATTTGGcgacttattaataaaaatatttaaaactactGGAACTTATAAAAACATGATCAAAGAAAGACGGACTATAATACAAATAATGTCTTCGAAAGACGTTCAACGCATTAAAGTTGACGCTAGTGGACAACCCATCATGATAACGAAAGCTAGAAATATAAATGAATTTGAAAGTCGAGACAATATATTCTTTAACAGGGAGGATTTCATTTTAAACCCATATTTAAACGAATACACTGAATTAAAACAAaagtttttgttattaaaactCGAGAAGTTTGACGTAACTTCCAATGAAATAACTATAAAAGTAAATGATTTTACTAATCAGGGAACAATATTTGGGAAACtaaaagaaaaaactaaaatagcaGGAACGATATGTTCCTTTCAAGGTAACTACTGCAGAACTACAGCGACTTCTATTGCTCTTGATTGGGAAGACTGTAGAAGTGCAGATTTTTACGAGATCGACCGAGATGGTGTAGTCTttacaaacattaaaaaaaaattgttcactTTCGATAATCTCGCTTATGAAAGTACTCATGAGTTTAAAATACGATCTGTTTCGAATAATGTTGCGTCAGAATGGAGCAATGTTATTTCCGTTTCAACACACGCAGATCCTTTCAAACATGTTATTTTGGAAGTGCAAGTGACATGCAGCTTACCTAGTCAACCGAATCAAGAAATTACTAATTTAACAGACAGTAGTCCAAGCTCAATGTGGCATACCGATTGGGGGAAGTCTGGGCAGGCAAATCCAGAAGaaggaaaatatataaaactctTCTTTGACTTAGGAGATGAATACGAATTAGACAAAGTTGATTACGTACCTCGTAATGATGCAGGCAATGGTACTTTTCTTGAGATCCAATACACATATTCGACGAATAGTACCGACTGGAGTCTTTTATCGGATCCTATTAAATTTAAACGCGACAATTCTGTTAAAACTATACCCTTTAACGGAAAGAAATTAAGATATTTGCAACTTATAGTTTTAAACAGCGTCGGTAACTTCGGATCAGGACGACGaatgttgttttttaaaaaataa